One window of Prionailurus bengalensis isolate Pbe53 chromosome B1, Fcat_Pben_1.1_paternal_pri, whole genome shotgun sequence genomic DNA carries:
- the HNRNPDL gene encoding LOW QUALITY PROTEIN: heterogeneous nuclear ribonucleoprotein D-like (The sequence of the model RefSeq protein was modified relative to this genomic sequence to represent the inferred CDS: inserted 1 base in 1 codon), producing MEVPPRLSHVPPPLFPSAPATLASRSLSHWRPRAPRQLAPLLPSLAPSSARQGARRAQRHVTAQQPSRLAGGAAIKGGRRRRPDLFRRHFKSSSIQRSAAAAAATRTARQHPPADSSATMEDMNEYSNIEEFAEGSKINASKNQQDDGKMFIGGLSWDTSKKDLTEYLSRFGEVVDCTIKTDPVTGRSRGFGFVLFKDAASVDKVLELKEHKLDGKLIDPKRAKALKGKEPPKKVFVGGLSPDTSEEQIKEYFGAFGEIENIELPMDTKTNERRGFCFITYTDEEPVKKLLESRYHQIGSGKCEIKVAQPKEVYRQQQQQXKGGRGAAAGGRGGTRGRGRGQGQNWNQGFNNYYDQGYGNYNSAYGGDQNYSGYGGYDYTGYNYGNYGYGQGYADYSGQQSTYGKASRGGGNHQNNYQPY from the exons ATGGAGGTCCCGCCCCGGCTCTCCCATGTGCCGCCGCCATTGTTCCCCTCTGCTCCCGCTACTTTAGCCTCCCGCAGCCTTTCCCATTGGCGGCCGCGGGCGCCTCGGCAGCTCGCCCCGCTCCTCCCTTCGCTCGCTCCCAGCTCCGCCCGGCAGGGGGCGCGCCGGGCCCAGCGCCACGTCACCGCCCAGCAGCCCTCCCGATTGGCGGGAGGGGCGGCTATAAAGGGAGGGCGCAGGCGGCGCCCGGATCTCTTCCGCCGCCATTTTAAATCCAGCTCCATACAACGctccgccgccgctgctgccgcgACCCGGACTGCGCGCCAGCATCCCCCGGCCGACAGCTCCGCCACCATGGAGGACATGAACGAGTACAGCAACATAGAGGAATTCGCAGAGGGATCCAAGATCAACGCGAGCAAGAATCAGCAGGATGACGG TAAAATGTTTATTGGAGGCTTGAGCTGGGATACAAGCAAGAAAGATCTGACTGAATATTTGTCTCGATTTGGGGAAGTTGTAGACTGTACAATAAAAACAGATCCAGTGACTGGAAGATCAAGAGGATTTGGATTTGTGCTTTTCAAAGATGCTGCTAGTGTTGATAAG GTTTTGGAACTGAAAGAACACAAACTGGATGGCAAATTGATAGACCCCAAAAGGGCCAAAGCTTTAAAAGGGAAAGAACCTCCCAAAAAGGTTTTTGTGGGTGGATTGAGCCCAGATACTTCTGAAgaacaaattaaagaatattttggagCCTTTGGAGAG ATTGAAAATATTGAACTTCCCatggatacaaaaacaaatgaaagaagaggattTTGCTTTATTACATACACAGATGAAGAGCCAGTAAAGAAATTGTTAGAAAGCAGATATCATCAAATTGGTTCTGGGAAG tGTGAAATCAAAGTTGCACAACCCAAAGAGGTCTATaggcagcaacagcaac caaaaggaggaagaggtgCTGCAGCTGGTGGACGAGGTGGTACTAGGGGTCGTGGACGAG GTCAGGGCCAAAACTGGAACCAAGGATTTAATAACTATTATGATCAAGGATATGGAAATTACAATAGTGCCTATGGTGGTGATCAAAACTATAGTGGCTATGGCGGCTATGATTATACTGGGTATAACTATGGGAACTATGGATATGGACAGGGATATGCAGACTACAGTG GCCAACAGAGCACTTACGGCAAGGCGTCTCGAGGGGGTGGCAATCACCAAAACAATTACCAGCCATACTAA